Genomic window (Lewinellaceae bacterium):
ATCGCCGGTGAGACGGATGGTAACGGTGCTTCCGTCCTCCGATACTTCTATCGGCGGTTGCTCGTCGGCGATCATGGATTTCGGCTTTTCCTTAGCCTCGCCGGCAGAACTGTCGCTGTCGGCTGCGCCGCCACCGCAGGACGACAGCAGGATAGTAAAGCTTAAAAACACCATTGCTGCGCCCAGGATTGAAATTGCATTTTTTCTCATGACTTTACGGTTTTTGTAGATCAGCCAAGGTAAGGCTTATTTCTGTTTTAAACCCTATTGCCTGACAATTTTACCGGCGGACAACAGTTCACCGGAGGATTCCAGGCGGTACCAGTACAGGCCTTGGGGTAAGCTGGACGGTACGCTGGCAAAGCTTCCGGAAAAAGGCACCCGCACAGCTAGCCGGCCGGTAGGATCGTATAAATACACCGCCAGATTCGAGATATCTCGGTTAGTTGCTTCAAAAACCCGCAGTTTATCCTGAAAAGGATTGGGCCCCAGGGTGAGCCGGTAGCCCGCTTCCTTGTTGGCTAAACCGGACAATAAGCCCAGGTCAAAAGTGAAACTGGCAGTACAGCCCAAGCCATCGGTAACAGTAAGGGAATAAGTCCCGGCGGCCAGTTGGCTGATATCGCGCGTATCGGCTCCATTCGACCATTCGTAGGCATAGGGAGGGCTGCCGCCCTGGAGGAGCAGCGCGATAGAGCCGGTTCCATTTCCGTCATCCGGCATAAGAACCTGATCGTCAATTTCAATCGGGCTCAGTTCGTGCACCACAGCGGTGATCAGGCTGTCGCAGGTTGCTCCCTGGCCGGGAATCATATATTCCAATGTCCCGCTTTCGGTGAATACCACCCCGTTGACCTCAATGCTTCCGCCATTGCAAAAATAATGGTTCGTTTCCCTCACCAGGTTTTCGGGATGAGACAAATGGATGGTAAGTACGCTGTCGCACCCATTTTCCAGCAGGTAAGTCCTGGTGTAATCCCCTGGTTCGGAATAAGATATCCCGTCGTGGTGGTACAGGTCTCCCGGGCAGGCCTCCGCAAAAATTTCAGAGGATGGCGCCTCATCAAAATATTCCACAAAGGTAAAGGCCAGGCTGTCGCAGCCGTTGGCCAGAGGGTAAGCCCTTTCGTATAAGCCGGGCATATTGTAAAACTCGCCATTGTGTTCGAACCCGCCCGGCCCGCAACGAGTCAGGGCCTCCAGGTACAGGGGCGCACCCGAAGGCGCCAATGCCTCCAGGTGCACCAATTCCTGGCAACCGAAAAAAGACCGGACTGGAATATCATAACTTCCGGGCTGGCTTATGGTGGCGCCGAAGTAAGCAAGAGGAGCGCCGCCGCAAAGAGTTACCGTATCATACGATTCTTCATACTGGGGCTCGATCACCAGGCGCCTTCTGACGGCTATCTGAAAGCCAACCTGGTTGACGGAGATGATGTCGTATAGGCCGGGGCCAGAGAAGGGAACGGAATAATAATAGTAAGGAGGCTCCGGGGAACAGGAATAAATGATGGTGCTGTCTGCATTTCCTTCATAGGGTTGCAACGGCACGGAGGTTGAAACGGATTGGCCGGTGCAGGAACTGAAAACAGCAACGCGCAACTGATAGGCTCCGGCAGGCCGGCCGGCAAGTTCCAATTCACGGCCCTGGCTGATGGTATCGCCGTCCAGCATCCAGAAATAATCCAGGCGCTCATCATAAGATGAAACGGCATAGCGGCTTTCTACCCACTGCTCTCCCTCCACGCGGCTGGCCCCCAGAATCTTCAAATCGGATGCCTCCGGCAATTTTATTTCCCCAACCCTAAACTCAGCCGTTTCCACACAGCCGTCTTCCGCTCGCCCGACTACCCGGTAAGACCCGGGGCCAACAACGATAGATTGTCCTTTCTTGCCATTGCTCCAGTAGTATTCGCTGAAGCCGGCGGCGGCGGTTAAAACGGTAGTTTCGCCCGGGCAAATCCAGCCTTCGCCCTCTATGCTCATGGGGCAGGAACTGGAGTAGCAAAAGGCTGCGGAAGAAAGGAAAAGAGTGAAAAAAGTGTAAATTCTTAACATGGGATACGATTTAATAGTAAACAATAGAATGTATTGCCGGAACCTGCTTTTTGCAGCCAGCCAAAGGAAATACCAGGCCCTGTCGGGGTTCGCCGCCGACAAATGGTTTTTGAAGTGCATATCTGTTGGAATCCCGCGAATGGCCGGGAAGATTAAGAGCATGTTTGGCGGTGGTGCTTTTGAAGCGAAAAAGTCATATTTTGGGTTCTCACGAAGGCATTTTTTCATCCCATAGCAGCGCTACGGGGCGAAAAAATGGCAAAGTGAGGTTCCAAAAGATGGGTTTTGCAGCCAAAATGACTGCCTCCAAACATGCTCTAAGGCGCCTACTTGCCAGGCGGCGGTAAAATGCCAGTTAACACCTACCAGGCACACCAGCAAGCAGGCATAAAAGAGGGGGGGGCCCCGAAAGGGGAATTGTGCATGTATAAATTCTGAAAGGGGGGACTATCAGTGCAAAGGAATAAAGGTCAAATATAAATTTTTTATATTTCATAAGAAAGAGATCAATCGTTTTTTTGGAAAATAAATTTCTCCCGGCCTTGTGCCGGAATGACAGCCGAGAGTTGTTGCGCAATCCATTATAATCAGAAAAATTCCTATTTTGCCGTTAGGCCGCGCCGAAAAGCTCCAGGGCCTCAAAACCGTCCTTATGATCCAGCAACCAGTGCATACTCCTTTCAGCGTGACTGCCGCGCCCCTGCTTTGCTGGGCCATCAGCCTCGCCCTCCTTTCCTGCACGCCCAGCCAGGAAGAGCCTCCTGCTTCAACCGCCCGATGGTATAAAGGCAACACCCACAGCCATACCGTGCTCTGCGGCCATGCCGATTCCACTCCGGAAGAGGTGGCCCGCTGGTACCACGACCACGGGTACCATTTCCTGATCCTGAGCGAGCACAATATCTTTATCGACCCGGACAGCGTGCCGCTGCCTGCCGACAAGCGCCCGGACTTTATCCTCATCCCCGGCGAGGAAGTCACCGGCCGCCAGCACATCCACACCACCGGGATGAATACCCGCCGCTTCGTGCCGGCCCACCTGCCGG
Coding sequences:
- a CDS encoding T9SS type A sorting domain-containing protein translates to MLRIYTFFTLFLSSAAFCYSSSCPMSIEGEGWICPGETTVLTAAAGFSEYYWSNGKKGQSIVVGPGSYRVVGRAEDGCVETAEFRVGEIKLPEASDLKILGASRVEGEQWVESRYAVSSYDERLDYFWMLDGDTISQGRELELAGRPAGAYQLRVAVFSSCTGQSVSTSVPLQPYEGNADSTIIYSCSPEPPYYYYSVPFSGPGLYDIISVNQVGFQIAVRRRLVIEPQYEESYDTVTLCGGAPLAYFGATISQPGSYDIPVRSFFGCQELVHLEALAPSGAPLYLEALTRCGPGGFEHNGEFYNMPGLYERAYPLANGCDSLAFTFVEYFDEAPSSEIFAEACPGDLYHHDGISYSEPGDYTRTYLLENGCDSVLTIHLSHPENLVRETNHYFCNGGSIEVNGVVFTESGTLEYMIPGQGATCDSLITAVVHELSPIEIDDQVLMPDDGNGTGSIALLLQGGSPPYAYEWSNGADTRDISQLAAGTYSLTVTDGLGCTASFTFDLGLLSGLANKEAGYRLTLGPNPFQDKLRVFEATNRDISNLAVYLYDPTGRLAVRVPFSGSFASVPSSLPQGLYWYRLESSGELLSAGKIVRQ